In one Fodinicola acaciae genomic region, the following are encoded:
- a CDS encoding AAA family ATPase, translated as MSVYLITGAMAAGKSTVADLLARRFDRGVHVRGDVFRRMVVSGRAEMTADAGPEALRQLALRYRLAGMVADEYASAGFIVVVQDVSLGPAFDDFVDSVRTRPRYAIVLAPSAGALAARDARRDKTGYGDGWTPAAMDEMLRTETSRRGLWLDTTTLTPDQTVDAILEQRAAALT; from the coding sequence ATGAGCGTCTACCTGATCACCGGTGCGATGGCCGCCGGGAAGTCCACCGTCGCCGACCTGCTGGCGCGCCGCTTCGACCGCGGTGTCCATGTACGCGGCGACGTGTTCCGGCGCATGGTCGTGTCCGGCCGCGCCGAGATGACCGCCGACGCCGGCCCGGAGGCACTCCGCCAGCTGGCGCTGCGCTATCGGCTGGCCGGCATGGTCGCCGACGAGTACGCCTCCGCCGGGTTCATTGTCGTCGTCCAGGACGTGTCGCTCGGGCCAGCCTTCGACGACTTCGTCGACTCCGTACGGACACGTCCCCGCTATGCCATCGTCCTGGCGCCATCGGCCGGTGCGCTGGCCGCCCGGGACGCACGGCGGGACAAGACCGGATACGGCGACGGCTGGACGCCGGCTGCCATGGACGAGATGTTGCGCACCGAGACCAGCCGGCGCGGACTCTGGCTCGACACCACGACGCTGACTCCGGACCAGACCGTCGACGCGATCCTGGAGCAGCGGGCAGCCGCGCTGACCTGA
- a CDS encoding alpha-hydroxy acid oxidase, translated as MRWIDQLPELAATRLNPSVYQYFRRGASAERSVAEATAAWDRLRLRPHVLRNVSQVSTATTVLGTEVSTPILVSPSSLQIQCDPDGEAATAAGVGKAGSLMAVTSNTGVPFARIGETGTPWWVQAYLLRDRGRCRDMLQRAREAGARAVALTADVPVVGALPPTDIPDVWDVVPADNTMANWKVTDRDNHKPGAPARADDLSLDDIGWLHEVSGLPIVLKGVLRGDDARDAVSAGAAGIVVSNHGGRQLDGSVSSAYALPEIVDALAGTGAEVYVDGGIRRGEHAVSALALGARAVFIGRPVLYALTVEGEAGVRRLLVELTAELAHAMTLIGAAQIGDLTPDLVVTP; from the coding sequence ATGCGCTGGATCGACCAACTGCCTGAGCTGGCGGCCACTCGGCTGAACCCGTCCGTCTACCAGTATTTCCGCCGCGGCGCCTCCGCCGAACGCAGCGTCGCCGAGGCGACCGCGGCCTGGGACCGGCTCCGGCTGCGGCCGCATGTGCTGCGCAACGTGTCGCAGGTGTCGACCGCGACGACCGTGCTTGGCACCGAGGTCAGTACGCCGATCCTGGTGTCGCCGTCGTCCCTGCAGATCCAGTGCGACCCCGACGGCGAGGCCGCCACCGCGGCCGGTGTCGGCAAGGCCGGCTCGCTGATGGCGGTCACCAGCAACACCGGCGTGCCTTTCGCGCGGATCGGCGAGACCGGCACGCCGTGGTGGGTCCAGGCATACCTGCTGCGAGATCGCGGCCGGTGCCGCGACATGCTGCAGCGCGCACGCGAGGCCGGCGCTCGCGCCGTGGCGCTGACCGCGGACGTACCGGTCGTCGGCGCGCTGCCGCCGACCGACATTCCGGACGTCTGGGACGTCGTACCAGCCGACAACACGATGGCCAACTGGAAGGTCACCGACCGCGACAACCACAAGCCCGGTGCACCGGCCCGCGCCGACGACCTGAGCCTGGACGACATCGGCTGGCTGCACGAGGTGAGCGGCCTGCCGATCGTGCTCAAAGGGGTGCTGCGCGGTGACGACGCGCGCGACGCCGTGTCGGCCGGCGCCGCCGGCATCGTCGTCTCCAACCACGGCGGCCGCCAGCTCGACGGCTCGGTGTCCAGCGCGTACGCGCTGCCGGAGATCGTCGACGCGCTCGCCGGCACCGGCGCCGAGGTCTACGTCGACGGCGGCATCCGGCGCGGCGAGCACGCGGTGTCGGCACTGGCGCTCGGCGCACGCGCCGTCTTCATCGGCCGGCCGGTGTTGTACGCGCTGACCGTCGAAGGCGAGGCCGGTGTACGCCGGCTGCTCGTCGAGCTCACTGCCGAGCTGGCGCACGCTATGACCCTCATCGGCGCCGCTCAGATCGGCGATCTCACGCCTGATCTCGTTGTGACACCGTAG
- a CDS encoding MFS transporter, with product MTTTTRQEAAGRASRRLPFGVYLLAFSLFAMGSAEFLLAGVLPAVAADLRITLASAGALFSAFAVAVVIGGPPLAVLTLRWPRRTTLVATQAVFAVSVAVGLLTDSYPILLATRFLCGLAYAGYWAVAAVTAISLVSSDRTARASGVVVSGLSLAMIVGGPAGAFLSYFTGWRGGFWAVVVLTIVGAVLMLVMLPATDTREQPRVRDELRTMRRPQLWLIFAATLLSTAAYMVTFNYLAAFLTAVTGIAAVWVPAILTLFGVGAFAGLWIGGRISDRRPTRALLGGAAGILGCSVLLAVLAQQAVAVVVLVLLLGVAGFVLNPAIYGRVFTIAAAAPTLAGATTVSAFQLGISLVPVFAGAALNTGASVVSVAWIGAGLAAATLLVIAISTVSQRDQA from the coding sequence ATGACGACAACGACAAGACAGGAGGCCGCTGGCCGAGCCTCGCGGCGGTTGCCATTCGGCGTCTATCTGCTCGCGTTCAGCCTGTTCGCGATGGGAAGTGCGGAGTTTCTGCTCGCCGGCGTGCTGCCGGCGGTCGCGGCCGACCTGCGGATCACCCTGGCGTCCGCTGGCGCACTGTTCTCGGCCTTCGCCGTCGCCGTGGTGATCGGCGGTCCACCGCTCGCCGTGCTGACGCTGCGCTGGCCGAGGCGTACGACCCTGGTGGCGACGCAGGCGGTGTTCGCCGTGTCGGTGGCCGTCGGCCTGTTGACCGACAGCTATCCGATCCTGCTCGCTACCCGCTTTTTGTGCGGCCTGGCCTACGCCGGTTACTGGGCCGTCGCGGCGGTCACCGCGATCAGCCTGGTCAGCAGCGACCGTACGGCGCGCGCCTCCGGCGTCGTGGTCAGCGGACTCAGCCTGGCGATGATCGTCGGTGGGCCGGCCGGCGCGTTTCTCAGTTACTTCACCGGCTGGCGCGGCGGTTTCTGGGCCGTTGTGGTGCTGACCATCGTCGGCGCGGTGCTGATGCTGGTGATGCTGCCGGCGACCGACACGCGCGAGCAGCCGCGCGTACGCGACGAACTGCGCACCATGCGCCGGCCTCAGCTGTGGCTGATCTTCGCGGCCACGCTGCTCAGCACCGCCGCGTACATGGTCACCTTCAACTACCTCGCGGCCTTCCTGACCGCGGTCACCGGCATCGCGGCGGTGTGGGTCCCGGCGATCCTCACGCTCTTCGGTGTCGGTGCCTTCGCCGGACTGTGGATCGGCGGCCGGATCTCCGACCGCCGGCCGACGCGGGCGCTGCTCGGCGGCGCCGCCGGAATTCTCGGCTGCTCCGTCCTGCTCGCCGTGCTGGCGCAACAGGCCGTGGCCGTCGTCGTGCTGGTGCTGCTGCTCGGCGTCGCCGGTTTCGTACTCAATCCGGCGATCTACGGTCGCGTGTTCACGATCGCCGCGGCGGCGCCGACGCTGGCCGGAGCCACTACGGTCTCGGCGTTCCAACTGGGCATCAGCCTGGTGCCGGTGTTCGCCGGTGCCGCGCTCAACACCGGCGCGTCGGTGGTCTCGGTCGCCTGGATTGGCGCCGGCCTGGCTGCGGCGACGCTGCTGGTCATCGCGATTTCTACGGTGTCACAACGAGATCAGGCGTGA